Proteins encoded by one window of Lycium barbarum isolate Lr01 chromosome 11, ASM1917538v2, whole genome shotgun sequence:
- the LOC132618573 gene encoding pentatricopeptide repeat-containing protein At3g58590 codes for MRKATSLSTISNHSNIQKYFSKYALKFHSSNSTINLSHGQNIKYQRLIQLLQEPLVVQPLNTTKALHALTFTMGPDPTQPFLAHNTIMSKYSTFGDIRIARQVFDKMSKRNVVSYNTMISAYSRNGSLLEAWELFSEMRGCGYVPTQFTFGGILGCECLDIIEGFQLQALAEKLGLFHVDAYTGTALLGLFGRLGCLDEAMQVFDEMPKRNLVTLNCMISLLGQNECVEEAMLVFRKLIRGGMGPSESTFVGILSGFVGELGLVLGEQVHGLVVKNGLNFSVLVSNSLINMYAKCSDTHMVEKMFEEVPVKDVVSWNTMISAMAKSEKADRALIVFRKMCVSGVLPNDTTYVSALNCCTSQQFRLLGKSIHAKVIQRKFESDVYVGSALLDFYFKCDKLDDAHFCFDEISEKNVVSWNTLMLGYSSKGSSYTISLLRQMILSGYHPTEFTFSIAVKSSGLLEVLQLHSLSIKMGYIDNDYVSSSLISSYAKTGSVDDALSFVTANDMPLPVVASNMIANIYNRNGQFDKTQELFSDLENPDAVSWNILIAACSRNGDYEEVFELLGHMRLARVSPDKYTYVSLFSVCTKLCNLGLGSSLHGLSVKTDIKRCDTFVCNIMIDMYGKCGSLASSIKIFNEMTSRNVISWTAIVSALGLHGYAYEALEKFKEMDMTGIQPDKVAFIAVLSACRHVGLVKEGMELFGQMKGNYGVEPEMDHYLIAVDLLARYGYLTEAEQLINGMPFPPNALIWRIFLEGCKKKRSIDDALTLAS; via the coding sequence CAAGGCCCTTCATGCACTCACTTTCACAATGGGGCCGGACCCAACTCAACCCTTTTTGGCTCATAATACCATTATGTCTAAATATTCTACATTCGGTGATATCCGCATTGCAcgccaagtgtttgataaaatgtctaAAAGAAATGTTGTGTCATATAATACAATGATTAGTGCTTATAGTCGCAATGGAAGTTTATTAGAAGCTTGGGAACTGTTTTCTGAGATGAGGGGTTGTGGATATGTGCCAACTCAGTTTACTTTTGGTGGAATCTTGGGTTGTGAGTGTTTGGATATTATTGAAGGATTTCAGTTGCAAGCATTGGCTGAAAAATTGGGTCTTTTTCATGTTGATGCTTATACAGGGACTGCATTATTGGGTTTATTTGGCAGGCTAGGATGCTTAGATGAAGCTATGCaggtgtttgatgaaatgcctaaAAGGAATTTGGTGACTTTGAATTGTATGATATCATTGCTTGGACAGAATGAATGTGTTGAAGAGGCGATGCTCGTGTTCAGGAAGTTAATAAGGGGCGGGATGGGTCCTTCTGAGAGCACTTTCGTGGGCATATTGTCTGGTTTTGTAGGGGAACTTGGTTTAGTATTAGGGGAACAAGTACACGGGTTGGTAGTGAAAAATGGACTTAATTTTTCTGTTTTAGTGAGTAATTCATTGATTAATATGTATGCGAAATGCTCTGATACACATATGGTGGAGAAAATGTTTGAGGAAGTTCCTGTTAAGGATGTTGTGTCATGGAATACAATGATTAGTGCAATGGCAAAGAGTGAAAAAGCGGATAGAGCATTGATTGTTTTCAGGAAAATGTGTGTAAGTGGTGTATTGCCTAATGATACGACTTATGTGAGTGCCCTAAACTGCTGCACTAGCCAGCAGTTTCGATTGCTTGGGAAGTCCATCCATGCGAAAGTAATCCAGAGAAAGTTTGAATCCGATGTATATGTTGGTAGTGCTTTACTTGACTTTTATTTTAAGTGTGATAAATTGGATGATGCTCATTTTTGCTTTGATGAAATATCCGAGAAGAATGTGGTTTCTTGGAATACCTTAATGCTGGGTTACTCAAGTAAAGGTTCTTCTTATACTATTTCGCTGCTTCGACAAATGATTCTATCGGGTTATCATCCAACTGAGTTTACATTTTCTATTGCTGTGAAATCGTCTGGACTATTGGAAGTACTTCAGCTCCATTCCTTGTCTATAAAAATGGGTTACATTGATAATGATTATGTCTCTAGCAGTCTCATTTCTTCATATGCAAAAACTGGTTCGGTTGATGATGCCCTAAGTTTTGTCACTGCCAATGACATGCCACTTCCTGTTGTTGCATCCAATATGATCGCAAATATTTATAACAGAAACGGGCAATTTGATAAGACTCAAGAATTGTTTTCTGACCTTGAAAATCCGGATGCTGTATCTTGGAATATTTTGATTGCGGCCTGTTCTCGAAATGGTGATTATGAAGAAGTTTTTGAACTCCTTGGGCATATGCGGCTAGCTAGGGTCTCTCCTGATAAATACACGTATGTTAGCCTCTTTAGTGTGTGCACCAAGCTTTGTAACCTCGGTCTAGGTAGCTCACTTCATGGCCTCAGTGTAAAGACTGATATTAAGCGTTGTGACACATTTGTCTGCAATATAATGATTGACATGTATGGCAAATGCGGGAGTCTTGCAAGTTCTATCAAGATCTTCAATGAAATGACGAGTAGAAATGTGATCTCGTGGACAGCCATTGTTTCAGCCCTTGGACTTCACGGTTATGCATATGAGGCATTGGAGAAATTCAAGGAGATGGATATGACGGGGATTCAACCTGATAAGGTTGCTTTCATAGCTGTGCTTTCAGCATGTAGACACGTTGGATTAGTGAAAGAGGGGATGGAATTGTTTGGGCAGATGAAAGGGAACTATGGGGTAGAACCAGAGATGGATCACTATCTTATTGCAGTGGACTTGCTGGCTAGGTATGGCTATTTGACAGAAGCCGAGCAGTTAATCAATGGGATGCCTTTCCCTCCAAATGCTCTAATATGGCGCATTTTTTTGGAAGGCTGCAAGAAGAAAAGAAGCATAGATGACGCTCTCACTCTTGCTTCATAA